From the genome of Polyodon spathula isolate WHYD16114869_AA chromosome 14, ASM1765450v1, whole genome shotgun sequence, one region includes:
- the LOC121327365 gene encoding vesicle-associated membrane protein 2-like: protein MSAPAPTQGPFSGSANPETGGPPPPPNTTSNRRIQQSQAQVDEVVDVMRMNMEKVMERDTKLSELDDRADALQAGASQFETSAAKLKRKNWWKNCKMMIILGGVCAIILIVIIIYFCT, encoded by the exons AT GTCAGCTCCAGCCCCCACACAAGGACCCTTCAGTGGGTCGGCCAATCCAGAGACTGGgggtccccccccaccccctaacACCACCAGCAACCGCCGGATCCAGCAGTCGCAGGCCCAGGTGGACGAG GTGGTGGACGTGATGAGAATGAACATGGAGAAGGTCATGGAGAGAGACACAAAGCTTTCTGAGCTGGATGACCGCGCTGATGCTCTCCAAGCTGGGGCCTCCCAGTTCGAAACCAGTGCAGCCAAACTGAAGAGGAAGAACTGGTGGAAAAACTGTAAG atgaTGATCATTCTTGGAGGGGTTTGTGCAATCATTCTAATTGTCATCATCA TTTATTTCTGCACCTAA